The Choloepus didactylus isolate mChoDid1 chromosome 7, mChoDid1.pri, whole genome shotgun sequence genome segment AAAAGAGAAACAAGGGAGAGAGAGTTTTAGCACTAAATACTGCCCTGCTGAGTCTTAGGGACAGCTGTCCCCAGAAACAAACCAGCGCACCACCTCTCTAATTCTTCAAATAGCAGAGCAATTAATTTTAAAGGAAGTGGAGGAAGAGGACACCCTGAACTTTGAAACAGAGGGTTCAGACGGTATCCTATAATCTGTCATCAAACATGTATCCcttctagaccagtggttctcaaacttgagcgtCTCTCAGAATCACCTGAAGGATTTGTTTAGCACTGTGCGGCTGCATGCCCCATTGTATGATTCAGCGGGTCTGGGCTGAGGCGAGGAATtcgcatttctaacaagtttagGAGACGCTGATGGAGACTCACTTTGAAAGCCACtgctgtaccaggcactgtgttaagtgcCGGGAACGAATATAATTGGTTCGGCCCGCAAGGAGCCCCGCGGGCACCCAAATGGGATGAAACGAAGGCCGCGGGGGGTTCGACAGCAGATGGACGGGCGTGCACAGCCAGCGCGGGGCAGCGTTCAGCCTGGGGGAGTGAAGAGGGACGGCCGCCCACCCAGGCATGCACGACAGAAGCTGCTGGGAGCCCGAATGAAATGTATAATCCAGAGTGAAGGCCGGACTTCGCAGCTCCCCCTCTGCCCTAggcagattcatccttgggacgTCCGACTCCCAGCTTCCTTCTTCCGCGACAGGCAGCTTTTCCTTCCTACCCAAAAGGGCAAGCCACTAGGAGACGCCGAGTGTAAACAAATGCACCGGAGGCGGAATCCGGCCGACGCgctccaccccacccacccccagcccgggGCGCGCCCATTGGCGCAAGCTTGCGACCCCAGCAGATCCCAAACTTCTCGGCCTACGGATGTCTCCGGTCCTCTACCTCCCTCGGTGGCCCATGCCCTCCCCGTGCCCAGCGCGTCCCAGGGCCCATTGCCCCGAGCCCGGGCCAGGCACAAGTCTGCCTCCACGCGCTCCGCCTAACTTTGCGCCCCCGGCAGGTCCCGGGAGAGGACGGGTGGAGCACGACTCACCCACCGCCGGATCGGGGCTCCGGCCGCGGGCGGGCACCAGGGGCAGCCCGAGGCCGGGGCCACCGTGCCAGGCCGCCAGCAGGCAGCAGACGAGAGCGGCGAGCAGCGCCATCGCGGGCGGGCGCTCGGGAGGCTGGTGCTGTCCCGGGGCTCAATCCTGCCAGTCAGGCCCGTGGGTGGAGACGAGGCAGAAGGTAGACGCGGGTGTAGACGCCCAACCGATCACGTGCAAGGGCAGCCTCCTCAGACGGCTCGTCTGCCCTTCACTTGCGATTATCTGCCCTCTTGTTTCTTCTCCGCCTGGGTGACTGGCTTGGAAAGGAGTGTTCTTGGGCCAACCCCACGCAGATCATCTTCCCTAAATGCTACCTGGCCCTAAACGTATGGGGCTGCCTAGCAGAGGTGAAGAGAACCCCAAAGTATTATGATTTGGAAACGGACGAGGGCAGCACAAGTTGGGGACACAGCAGTGGAACTCAAAGTGTCGTGCGATAGCACCACCTGGGAACTCTAGTTAGCAAGGCAAATTCTCAGGCCcaaccccagacctactgaatccaAAACTTTGGGGGTGGGACCCAGTAACTTGTGTCTTCACAAGTCCTCCAGGCGAGAACCACTGTTCAAAGACACTGTTTTCTACAACTGATTCAGAAGGTctctgttagaaacaagcattataccttaaaaacacTCACCCGgttatggaggagaaaagaatttattcacgatcttgcaggAACCCATACAGAACCAGACACATGGCAGCGGTGCCctacaatagaacacagcaaaaaTTTATATTCCAGGCCTAAGGCAAGTCCCTCcccgtttctccattggctggatactccagagggtacagtctatccgagagagctaactagcccgcctttgggattttaaattgtacagcctatcagagagagatCATTCAgattaaatttcctgctgggagttcccacctctgattataccccatatccctttacattctagtaaccctggttattttttccatataaggagctggcgccgattctaggcttatgtcatggctctctttctcttccctttaccacagagcctgtttaagccagttctgccaccattttcccTGTTCCGTGCtgtctttatgtgaaagctaaacttaaccctttcttacagtctTAGAACCCTGTCTCACGTGTTTCAAAGTTGGATGAAAGTCATAGATGGAGGTGGTTGATTTTACTCTTCCAAGGATTTTTTTCAAGACAGTTAGTCTGACAAAGGAGCGAAGATCTCCAAACTGCGTTGGGTATGATATTCTTTGTTCTGGAAATATTACCGTTTATGAGGGTGCTGACCTCTTCAAGATAACAAAGCatttagtttaaattcctgtagaGATGAAAATCTCCTTCTGAATAACTAACTTCATAAAAGATATTGTAaagtacatttgtttctgtttcgCTCCCTGCGTAATTTAATAGGAGTGTGTCTCATGAAAGGGGCTTTGAAATGGGAATCAAGGAGCCTCTTTTCTGGTTCAAGTCCTGCCTCAATTTGAGGACTATTGAAAAGCACCGCGAGGGCCAAAGTGCTTTCCAATATTGGACACAATGATCCTTAAAATTCTCAGTCTGCAACCTCCAGAGGATGGGgggaaatggaataaaaaaaagtgGATGTTTGTCACGGAGAAATTATGATTTTacaaataattatgatgactgaatcaataaacagatgcctttttcttactttccagTATATTGTAGaacagccaaaaggaaatacctgaaattatggaAACCCACTGAATTGCACATTGTAAAAACCTCATGACTGGCCCTACCTTGTCCCCCCTTACCTTTTTTACAAATTTAGAATCTTCCAATCACAAAGATAACCCCTAATGTTAATGAAGGAAttgagtcagctcagaactaaccattGACTTAATTTTGTAATGGTTTAACTTAGTTGTAGCATAGCACCACTCTTTTACATGTGTAAATTGTAGCTGCTTATACTTGTTAGTGTAATGGTAaaaactccatctccccttgtttgaatccataaaatctTCAAACTCCTTAGACTTGAGGAGACACATTTTTAGGCTGAGAGgcctctgatctcctgcttcatgtgcagcaataaattctttctctttttggaacCCTGGTGTCACAGATTGGCTGTTATGCTCATTGGGCAGAGAGCCCCACACTTGTTGGGTATCACGGTGAGCAGGTGAGAGAGAACAATTCTAAGGAAAGCAAAATGACTTGTGAATTTCCagtccaaatatttaaaaatatggggAAAGGATAAATCCTAAATAATGGCAGTTTTCACTGATTTTGCTtttcaaagaaggaaaagaataaattgTAAATCATGTAACTttcactgggtttttttttttcagttttcaataACTTTATTGGAATTAAATTGGTTGTGAAATAGTTCTTCAGTAAATAAGCCATAAAATGACATGTACATATTTTGAAACCTAAGAAATGTTTACAATTCTagtaagaatatattaaaattaatgaatgcaAACACCATCCTCCTATTcactcttttcttttgtcttcttatGTACTATGTGTCATggcccaagtgggcctttgctgccaagaggccaaagaaggTGCCGGgcatgttcagaggcatgaactttttattcagggcttacttactaagggaaaaaatggaaatcagtcatgttgccctgaaatcaggagcctctctgaatggattcaggagctgctctgaatggcagccagttcagagcacaacgtagAAATAGTCCGCCCTTTGGGGAagtgaataagctggttataagggctcgacattccaatgggtatagagcataaggcagggagtggggtccTGCAACGTAGGgagggttgattgtaatcaacagggaggaggggagggttataaattatcttgtagataacagtatctcagggattcTCAGGAAGGAGCTAGTTTCGGGTATAGATTACAGGTAGCATCTGTTCTTACAAGGAGAATACATCAAACCTCAACTGAtataggtcatgcaagctgctgtgtgcaatcttcaaggtcCTTGGTGAATGTCCTATGCCCGGGGTTTCCACACTCCACCCCCACGCAGCAATTTGCATTGACTAGAGGACAGAAATTGCATCCATAATCCACAacaacaatacagtgaacagcagaatacaagtaaaccagtacatatgcacagtaatcctattaacaaCTGGCGCCATGGCcaaattaaagaattaaaccagTTAGACAAAGGATCgttagataaatgttcaatattttgtatatgatcttgCATGTGATTAAGAGCTTGGGTCACGTTTTTTGAGTTATcaggtacatatacacaacactgaatattaattaaagcacaggtaccTCCTTGGGCAGCGGTTAAAATATCCAGAGCCATTCTGTTTTGTAAGACTACTTTCCTAAGTTGTGTAGTCTCATCATTAAGCAATGATATAGCTAATTTTGACTCATTGAGTGCTTTTGCGGTGTGGTTAGCTAAAGCAGCTATATGTGTTTCAGCTACTATGGCGGCACCACCTGGGGCTAAAacagctaaaggataaaaccaccAAGCAGTCcgttttattctatatctagtttttaccatttcccAATTGCTGGGTGCGTGTGGTAAAGTGTCATAGAGGGTAGCAGGCACATAGGGTTGCCCCCAGGTGCATCGTCCAATCCAGTCATAGGGCAGGTAGGGCCAGCCATTCCGCCCGCAGGTCCAGAGCCATCCCTTAGGGGATGGATAAGCTCCATggctaatgttaacattttgccactgaaAATAGCTATTCTTTTGTAGGTGGATGGTCATGCCACAGTGTTCAAGAGGCAGCCATCCcatttctttatacccttcagtACGCTCCATACAAACCGGCGCCACTTTATTTATGGTTACAGCCTCAGCAGTGAGCCATCCAAAACCATCTTCTACAGAATACCCCAATAAAGGCCGGGGTTTATTAATTTGCTCTCGGACCAGGGAATATATGTAAGAATAAGATTCAGTCTTGGAGGGAAAAATATTCGGTGAtgcagagaaagggaagaagtctTTCCACACTTGCCGTTGGTGAGTGTCTTGCCACATCAGCATGGCATCCCAAGTCGTCTTGTTGGCAGGAGAGACGGTCCACGGGAGGCCGGTGGCACTAGATGATGGCAATTCAGTGCATACCCAGCACTGAGACCTGTTATGTGCAGAGGTTACTGCAGCTGCCCACTGGAGAAATGTGTTTCCTACAGTGCTATGGGCAAAAAGAGAGATGTTTATGGGGTACAATAAGGGGCAAATCTTGGTGGTCTAACAATATGCAAGCTACATTTCCATCAGTAGATAACAGTGTCCTGGGTGAGGGGGCATTATGAGGGGTCCTTAAATACCATATCTTTTCCCCTTGGGGTTGCAAAGGACCCCCAGGGGTTGTATCCATGGTTAACCTAGGCATAATAAGAGTCCATAATGTCATACATACAGTACCTTGAGGTATAGGGGGCCCCGGGTAAACAATGCATATAACCTTTggcatttttttaataaactgtgGTCTCATATTTAGGTTTTTGGTGATCCCAACCCCTCATGGGCTTAGGTCACCCAGCCATCGAGGCCGCATTGGCCAGGACCAAGGCCAAtcaaccttattttccccaatttctagtgcttGTGGCATAGGCAAGAGTAAATTAGTGTCATTACCTTGCTGTGGTTGTAAGGTTTCTGGTCCCTTTACCTGAATTCACAAAGCTTGCATGGGCCCAGCTGTTACCATCTGGACTGGAGCAGGGGCAGCCGCCCTAGGCCTGGAGTTGATACTGATTAGTGTTGAATACAGTTGTCGAGTCCATTGCTGCAGGGACTTTTTATCATCCttcaagtgttcttttaaaaggccattcattctcTCAATCAACCCTACAGCAGgcggaatgtccagaggacatcaTGCTCAGCGGCCCGGGCTTGGGTTAGCTGCCTGGTAAACGGGGTCACTCTATCGCTGTCCAGATGTGTGGGGACCCTGAAGAATGCACTCAGCTTTTCTAGGCTACATATTGTAGCCCGCTggttggccttgcccactgggaaggccagcagcagtcctgtTGCTGTATCTACTgcagtgaaggcatattttgccccTTCAGACAGGGGATGGGGGCCAATATAATCCACTTGCCACCAAGTGACAGGGATCTGGTCCCTGCCAATGTGCCCAACTCgatgaggaagcattctgggctgTTGCAGCAAGCAGGAGGGGCAAGCATCCACTACTTCTTTTAATTGGTGTCTGGTAATGGGTAGTTGAAACTGCTGTGCCAGCCTCCACAGGGTCTGATATCCTCGGTGTCCTGTTTTCCGATACAGCCACTCAGCAgcttcatgcattgttggtgcTAGGCTGCGGATTTTTGCTAGGGCATCagcttctatgttacctggtcaTGAATTGGTGTTacgggcagagacatgaaaaacggTTACCTTGCGTTTGtagcaggcagtccagatgtcttcccacatttcttttccccacaggAAACAGATGACAACTGTCCATTGTTCTTGTTTCCAGGTGGCCATCCATACAGTTAAGCCCTGGTACACAACACAGTTGTCTGTACAGTCAAAGCGTCCCCTGGTTCATGTACAGTAACCATCTGTACAGCctgcagctcagcccactggctgctttgtgatgttccagtctcccaccagatggtgtcag includes the following:
- the LOC119539962 gene encoding endogenous retrovirus group PABLB member 1 Env polyprotein is translated as MGDKLKQITRAWTVCQIFGCYLIGTVGNTFLQWAAAVTSAHNRSQCWVCTELPSSSATGLPWTVSPANKTTWDAMLMWQDTHQRQVWKDFFPFSASPNIFPSKTESYSYIYSLVREQINKPRPLLGYSVEDGFGWLTAEAVTINKVAPVCMERTEGYKEMGWLPLEHCGMTIHLQKNSYFQWQNVNISHGAYPSPKGWLWTCGRNGWPYLPYDWIGRCTWGQPYVPATLYDTLPHAPSNWEMVKTRYRIKRTAWWFYPLAVLAPGGAAIVAETHIAALANHTAKALNESKLAISLLNDETTQLRKVVLQNRMALDILTAAQGGTCALINIQCCVYVPDNSKNVTQALNHMQDHIQNIEHLSNDPLSNWFNSLIWPWRQLLIGLLCICTGLLVFCCSLYCCCGLWMQFLSSSQCKLLRGGGVWKPRA